The region CGCAAGAACCCGACGCAGGAACCGCTCTCCCAGGGCGATACCATCATCATCAATATCATGCCCTGTCCCGCGCGCGATATGCCATTCACATTGAAGGCCTGCCGCCTGCAATGCATTGGATGTCTCAAACATGGCACCAAGAGGCACCACATCATCCTGGTCGCCATGCACAAGGGAAACCGGAATAGCGGTGTCAACGGCCTCAGGCAGCTTGCCCGCTCCGGCCAGGCGGCCTGAATACCCCAGAATTCCAGCCGGAGAGGCTGCCCGTCTCAAACCGTTATGCAGCGCCATCATGGTGCCCTGGCTGAAACCCACAAGCGCCATATTGGCATCCTCGACACCCTGCCGCTTCAAAAGGTCATCAAGATAGGAATCAAGACGATCCTGGGCATGGCAAACCCCGGCCCAAAGCTGCTCGGGACTGCGGTCGTGAAGCGGGAACCACTGATAGCCATAAGGGCCATCCTCGCAGGCTTCGGGCGCATTGGGCGCGACAAACATGGTATCGGGAAACTTCATGCACCAGTCCCGACCCAGAGAGATCAGGTCGTTACCATCCGCACCATATCCATGCAGCAGAACCACAAGAGACGCGGGCTCCCCACCGGAAACCGGCTCCAGTATCAATTCGTCAAGTTCAGACATTCATTCTCCAGCGTCCGCCTGACCCCAGGCCGCAGACTTACGTCAGTCTAGAGGGGAATCACATCCCGCCCCTGTTTGAGTGTTTGATAATAGGCCCAGAACAGCCGGGCGGCTACCGATCGATGCGGCGACCATCGCATGGCGATTTCTCTGAGCTCCCTGTCTGTTGGACGCTCTGGCAGCTGAAGAGCTGCCTCAACAGCAATACGCAGGGCCAGATCGCCTGCGGGAAAGATATCCGGATGCCCCTCACAGAACATCAGATAAACCTCCCCGGTCCAGGGACCTATGCCCTTGATACGCGTCAGCGCGGCCAAGGCCTCTTCTGCAGAAAACAGAGACAGCGTTTCCAGATTGAGGGTACCCTCATCAATTGCTGCTGCAAGCGCACGGATTGAACGGATTTTCGGCCCCGACAAGCCGCAAAGCCGATAGGTTTCATCGGTTGCCGCAGCCAGCTCTGAAGCAGACACAACCGGGAAATGCTCATAAAACCGCTTTGTCAGAGCTGACGCACTGGCTTTTGACACCATCTGGGCAATGATAATCTCGACAAGCCCCGAAAGACCGGGCTTTCGCAATCTCAGCGGAACCTCAGATACAGCATCCGCAACAGGCCCGAGTGCAGGATCCTGCGCCAGCAGAATTGCAAGGCCAGCCGCCACATCTGCCTCTGTTCTGATTGCATCCTGAGTTGCCAACGGAGTATCGTCCCTTTCGAAATCCAACAGGACAGTG is a window of Coralliovum pocilloporae DNA encoding:
- a CDS encoding alpha/beta hydrolase; the protein is MSELDELILEPVSGGEPASLVVLLHGYGADGNDLISLGRDWCMKFPDTMFVAPNAPEACEDGPYGYQWFPLHDRSPEQLWAGVCHAQDRLDSYLDDLLKRQGVEDANMALVGFSQGTMMALHNGLRRAASPAGILGYSGRLAGAGKLPEAVDTAIPVSLVHGDQDDVVPLGAMFETSNALQAAGLQCEWHIARGTGHDIDDDGIALGERFLRRVLAG
- a CDS encoding DNA-3-methyladenine glycosylase family protein: MATQDAIRTEADVAAGLAILLAQDPALGPVADAVSEVPLRLRKPGLSGLVEIIIAQMVSKASASALTKRFYEHFPVVSASELAAATDETYRLCGLSGPKIRSIRALAAAIDEGTLNLETLSLFSAEEALAALTRIKGIGPWTGEVYLMFCEGHPDIFPAGDLALRIAVEAALQLPERPTDRELREIAMRWSPHRSVAARLFWAYYQTLKQGRDVIPL